The following proteins are co-located in the Frigidibacter mobilis genome:
- a CDS encoding iron-containing alcohol dehydrogenase: protein MINRILTPRELLVGGGARHKLAGLLQSLGVQCPLVVTDPTMVKVGHAGEMMDGLTVAGFEAGLFAEVVEDPTDLSVAALVAAATAGGHDGLVALGGGSAIDTAKAAGIALATGEPLSALKVPRIVDIGAMPLVAIPTTAGTGSEVTRAAVITDTGANEKMLILGATALPTAAIVDYELTFTCPFRVTVDTGIDALTHALEALVNRNANPHSDALALSGLALIGAHLETAAREPQNAAAREAVMLGAMQAGLAVSNTSTALIHGMSRPIGAFFHVPHGMSNAMVLPLVTQFSIAAAPAKYAMAARALGLALASVPDAEASLQLVTAFQDLNRRLEVPTPRRFGIEPDRYRELIPEMTRQGIASGTPANNPRVPTPDEIARLYTLAFDGELDPDL from the coding sequence ATGATCAACCGTATCCTTACCCCGCGCGAGCTTCTTGTCGGCGGCGGTGCGCGCCACAAGCTGGCCGGGCTGCTGCAATCGCTTGGCGTGCAGTGCCCGCTGGTGGTGACCGATCCGACGATGGTGAAGGTCGGCCATGCAGGCGAGATGATGGACGGCCTGACCGTCGCCGGGTTCGAAGCGGGCCTGTTCGCCGAGGTGGTGGAGGATCCGACCGACCTGTCGGTCGCGGCGCTGGTCGCTGCGGCGACAGCTGGCGGGCATGACGGGCTGGTCGCGCTTGGCGGCGGCAGCGCCATCGACACGGCCAAGGCGGCGGGCATCGCTCTGGCGACGGGCGAGCCGCTGAGCGCGCTCAAGGTGCCCCGGATCGTCGATATCGGCGCCATGCCGCTGGTGGCGATCCCGACCACGGCGGGAACCGGGTCAGAGGTGACGCGCGCCGCGGTCATCACCGATACCGGCGCGAACGAAAAGATGCTGATCCTCGGCGCCACCGCGCTGCCGACAGCGGCGATTGTGGATTACGAGCTGACCTTTACCTGCCCGTTCCGCGTGACGGTGGACACCGGCATCGACGCGCTGACCCATGCGCTGGAAGCCTTGGTCAACCGCAATGCCAATCCGCATTCCGACGCGCTGGCGCTGTCCGGGCTGGCGCTGATCGGGGCGCATCTGGAAACTGCGGCGCGCGAGCCGCAGAACGCCGCAGCGCGCGAGGCGGTCATGCTGGGGGCGATGCAGGCCGGCCTTGCCGTGTCTAACACCTCGACCGCGCTGATCCACGGGATGAGCCGGCCGATCGGGGCGTTCTTCCATGTGCCGCATGGCATGTCGAACGCGATGGTCCTGCCGCTTGTGACGCAGTTCTCCATCGCGGCCGCGCCCGCGAAATACGCGATGGCGGCAAGGGCGCTTGGCCTCGCGCTGGCCTCCGTCCCGGATGCCGAGGCGTCCTTACAGCTTGTCACCGCGTTTCAGGATCTGAACCGGCGGCTGGAGGTGCCGACCCCTAGACGCTTCGGCATCGAACCGGACCGCTACCGCGAGCTGATTCCGGAAATGACCCGGCAGGGCATCGCCTCGGGGACGCCGGCGAACAACCCGCGCGTGCCGACCCCGGACGAGATCGCGCGCCTCTACACCCTGGCATTCGACGGGGAGCTCGACCCCGATCTCTGA
- a CDS encoding amino acid ABC transporter ATP-binding protein, whose amino-acid sequence MPHPETVIALHDVSKWYGPSFQVLKNCSLTVAKGEVVVICGPSGSGKSTLVKCVNALEPIQQGRISVTGVEVSAAKTNLPKLRARVGMVFQSFELFPHMTILENLCIGQRKVLGRSTAEAIVKAEALLERVGLTAQASKYPGQLSGGQQQRVAIARALAMDPVAMLFDEPTSALDPEMINEVLDVMVALTREGMTMMVVTHEMGFARKVADRIVFMDEGEIVEVGERGTFFDNPQTNRAKAFLSKILSH is encoded by the coding sequence ATGCCACATCCCGAAACCGTGATCGCGCTGCACGATGTCAGCAAATGGTATGGGCCCAGCTTTCAGGTCCTGAAGAATTGCAGCCTGACGGTTGCGAAGGGCGAGGTCGTGGTGATCTGCGGCCCCTCCGGGTCCGGCAAGTCCACGCTGGTCAAATGCGTGAACGCGCTGGAGCCGATCCAGCAAGGGAGGATCAGCGTGACCGGCGTCGAGGTGAGCGCCGCGAAAACCAACCTGCCCAAGTTGCGGGCCCGGGTGGGCATGGTGTTCCAGAGCTTCGAGCTGTTCCCGCATATGACCATCCTCGAGAATCTGTGCATCGGGCAGCGCAAGGTGCTGGGGCGCAGCACGGCCGAAGCAATCGTCAAGGCCGAAGCGCTGCTGGAGCGGGTGGGCCTGACGGCTCAGGCCAGCAAGTATCCCGGCCAGCTTTCCGGCGGCCAGCAGCAGCGCGTGGCCATTGCCCGGGCGCTGGCGATGGATCCGGTGGCTATGCTGTTCGACGAGCCGACTTCGGCGCTTGATCCCGAGATGATCAACGAGGTGCTGGACGTGATGGTCGCGCTGACCCGCGAGGGCATGACGATGATGGTCGTCACCCACGAGATGGGCTTCGCGCGCAAGGTCGCCGACCGGATCGTCTTCATGGACGAGGGCGAGATCGTCGAGGTCGGCGAGCGCGGCACCTTCTTCGACAATCCGCAGACCAACCGGGCCAAGGCCTTTCTTTCCAAGATCCTCTCGCATTGA
- a CDS encoding amino acid ABC transporter permease, whose protein sequence is MKGWNWDGFFDYLTNYYLFEGALVTVGLTVFAMTAGLVIGFVLALMRMSRHKLLSGPAVFYIWVFRGTPLLVQLIIIYTGLPQLGIKFTVIESTLIGLAMCEGAYLAEILRAGISAVPAGQVNAARAIGMTEPQVMRYVIAPQALRIVIPPLGNSVNSVLKTTSIASIISMEELLRRTQVLIQERFLVLELFVVAALYYLAMTTVWDLIQRRIERRFGKAYGPISTGKH, encoded by the coding sequence GTGAAAGGCTGGAACTGGGACGGTTTCTTTGACTACCTGACGAATTACTACCTGTTCGAAGGGGCATTGGTGACCGTCGGGCTGACGGTCTTTGCAATGACCGCAGGGCTGGTGATCGGGTTCGTCCTGGCTCTGATGCGGATGTCCAGGCACAAGCTGCTGTCAGGCCCTGCCGTCTTCTACATCTGGGTGTTTCGCGGCACGCCGCTGCTGGTGCAGCTGATTATCATCTATACCGGCCTGCCGCAGCTTGGCATCAAGTTCACGGTCATCGAGTCCACGCTGATCGGGCTTGCGATGTGCGAGGGCGCCTATCTGGCCGAAATCCTGCGCGCCGGGATCTCGGCGGTGCCGGCAGGGCAGGTCAACGCCGCCCGCGCCATCGGCATGACCGAACCGCAGGTGATGCGCTATGTCATCGCGCCGCAGGCCCTGCGTATCGTCATTCCGCCGCTTGGGAATTCAGTCAACAGCGTGCTCAAGACCACCTCCATCGCCTCGATCATCTCGATGGAGGAGCTGCTGAGGCGCACGCAGGTGCTGATCCAGGAGAGGTTCTTGGTGCTCGAGCTGTTCGTGGTGGCCGCGCTTTACTACCTGGCGATGACCACCGTCTGGGACCTGATCCAACGCCGGATCGAGCGCCGCTTTGGCAAGGCTTACGGGCCCATCTCCACCGGAAAACACTGA
- a CDS encoding transporter substrate-binding domain-containing protein — protein sequence MMSIRSTSRSSGALVRASLCAAAAALATGTAQAQDCTPRIADEFLVEPGALTMATSPTLPPMAYADQNGTLMGLRVELGIEIAKRLCLEPNYISTEYATMIPGLQGDRWDMVNAGLFVTDARREILLMIPYESLAISISTVIGDTTVATVDDLAGKTVSTDIGGYAERKMKDLNVEFEARGLEPMTINLFDNYATVYQALRAGQVQAAVSIDPVAKQYQDRGEFTQALAGMYPTPGSLSFISPEVAEAVSVALKEMRVDGAFDALMDSYGVIPAPGDLSYLPLIR from the coding sequence ATGATGTCTATCCGTTCCACCTCCCGCTCTTCGGGGGCTCTTGTTCGTGCATCTCTGTGTGCCGCGGCCGCCGCGCTGGCAACTGGCACAGCACAGGCGCAGGACTGCACACCGCGCATCGCCGATGAGTTTCTGGTCGAACCCGGCGCCCTGACAATGGCCACCAGTCCGACGCTGCCGCCGATGGCATACGCGGACCAGAACGGCACGTTGATGGGCCTGCGCGTCGAGTTGGGTATCGAGATCGCCAAGCGCCTTTGCCTTGAGCCCAATTACATCAGCACCGAATACGCGACGATGATCCCGGGCCTGCAGGGCGACCGTTGGGACATGGTCAATGCCGGCCTGTTCGTGACCGACGCCCGGCGCGAGATCCTGCTGATGATTCCCTACGAAAGCCTTGCGATCAGCATCTCGACGGTGATTGGCGACACTACGGTGGCGACGGTGGACGATCTGGCTGGCAAGACCGTGAGCACCGATATCGGCGGATATGCCGAGCGGAAGATGAAGGACCTTAACGTCGAGTTCGAAGCGCGCGGGCTGGAGCCGATGACCATCAACCTCTTTGACAACTACGCAACCGTCTATCAGGCGCTGCGCGCGGGCCAGGTCCAGGCCGCGGTGTCTATCGACCCGGTGGCCAAGCAGTACCAGGATCGCGGCGAGTTCACCCAGGCGCTGGCCGGCATGTATCCGACACCCGGATCGCTGTCGTTCATCTCGCCGGAGGTTGCCGAGGCGGTCTCGGTCGCGCTGAAGGAGATGAGGGTCGACGGCGCCTTCGACGCGCTGATGGACTCCTATGGCGTGATCCCCGCGCCGGGCGACCTGAGCTACCTGCCGCTCATCAGGTGA
- a CDS encoding DedA family protein, which produces MEALIEQNLGSPLLLAILLFAATFVLEEAAILLAAGLAAAGEMTAGLALASVGTGMIVSDWCLYGLGALAARNRRIADWVSQDRLQQGRHLLHRSTFAAGLLARIIPWLLFPIFVASGFLRVGFRRFAIINAAIALVYVVAVFYGAFGLYAVLMARLGDWAWLAGAAVLLAVLWGGRALGRRYFSGKTDPEP; this is translated from the coding sequence ATGGAAGCGTTGATCGAACAGAATCTTGGAAGCCCGCTCTTGCTGGCGATTCTTCTGTTCGCGGCCACCTTTGTGCTGGAAGAGGCGGCCATCTTGCTGGCGGCAGGGCTCGCAGCTGCAGGCGAGATGACGGCGGGGCTTGCGCTGGCATCGGTCGGAACCGGAATGATCGTCAGCGACTGGTGCCTTTATGGACTGGGAGCGCTGGCCGCGCGCAACCGGCGCATCGCCGACTGGGTGTCGCAGGACCGGCTGCAGCAGGGTCGCCACCTGCTGCACCGCAGCACCTTCGCGGCGGGGCTGCTGGCGCGGATCATACCCTGGCTGCTGTTTCCCATCTTCGTGGCCAGCGGCTTTCTGCGCGTCGGGTTCAGGCGCTTTGCCATCATCAACGCCGCCATCGCGCTGGTCTATGTCGTGGCGGTGTTCTACGGCGCCTTCGGCCTCTATGCGGTGCTGATGGCCCGGCTGGGAGACTGGGCATGGCTGGCGGGCGCCGCCGTTCTGCTGGCGGTCCTCTGGGGCGGCAGGGCCCTGGGCCGGCGCTATTTCTCAGGAAAGACCGACCCCGAACCCTGA
- a CDS encoding alpha/beta fold hydrolase, with amino-acid sequence MISDLPHCPSPGEIIEVAAPELSFAEDALTYVLEPLQPLREQLIAITGIGLEADTEAGEASLRRRSVPVPATVPSTGQDISVLAAGQMGGQRVVFIHGSPGLAEEWAPFLAAVPQGLLYLAPDRPGFGNSGEMPLAELQQQADALVPLLGRPSEPPVVLVGYSYGGPMALRLAADHPGRVAGLLLIGAAADPGLEEIHPLQEVAALEFFQQMLPAELTNSNAELMALRSGLEDLAPDLASLHMPVTIVQGTDDSLVPPSNADYLRARLPGAPASIMIEAADHFLPWSHPDLLADALDCLLQQATAQGSGSVFPEK; translated from the coding sequence ATGATCTCAGACCTTCCCCATTGCCCGAGCCCCGGAGAGATCATCGAGGTCGCGGCGCCGGAACTGTCCTTTGCCGAAGACGCGCTCACCTATGTGCTCGAACCGTTGCAGCCGCTGCGCGAGCAACTGATCGCGATCACCGGGATCGGGCTGGAGGCCGATACCGAGGCGGGCGAGGCATCGCTGCGCCGGCGCAGCGTTCCGGTGCCGGCCACGGTGCCGTCTACGGGGCAGGATATCTCGGTTCTAGCAGCGGGCCAGATGGGCGGGCAACGGGTCGTCTTCATTCATGGCAGCCCCGGTCTGGCTGAGGAATGGGCGCCGTTTCTGGCCGCCGTGCCGCAAGGACTGCTGTATCTTGCGCCCGACCGCCCGGGCTTTGGCAATAGCGGCGAGATGCCGCTGGCCGAACTGCAACAGCAGGCCGACGCCCTGGTGCCGCTGCTGGGGCGGCCGTCGGAGCCGCCGGTGGTGCTGGTGGGCTATTCCTACGGCGGGCCGATGGCGCTGCGCTTGGCGGCGGACCATCCCGGCCGGGTGGCGGGGCTGCTGCTGATCGGCGCTGCCGCAGATCCGGGGCTTGAGGAGATTCACCCCCTGCAAGAGGTCGCCGCGCTGGAGTTCTTCCAGCAGATGCTGCCTGCAGAACTTACAAATTCCAACGCGGAACTGATGGCGCTTCGCAGCGGGCTGGAGGATCTGGCCCCCGATCTGGCCAGCCTGCACATGCCGGTGACGATCGTGCAGGGCACCGATGACAGCCTCGTGCCGCCATCGAATGCCGACTACCTGCGCGCCCGGCTGCCCGGTGCGCCGGCGTCGATCATGATCGAGGCGGCGGATCACTTCCTGCCGTGGAGCCACCCGGATCTGCTGGCCGACGCGCTTGATTGCCTGCTCCAGCAGGCGACCGCTCAGGGTTCGGGGTCGGTCTTTCCTGAGAAATAG
- a CDS encoding TonB-dependent receptor domain-containing protein yields the protein MTRSFPLRLGATTLLLCTISQIAAAQQASAPESYTLDPIYVFLAKIRAGASHYEFSPRAMSSAPAADMGAMLTSVPGVSGNRMGGHGVDIVIRGQQGNQLNIIDAGSITYGGCPNRMDPPTATAAFARADRVVVERGYASVTNGPGGSGGTVRLERDAPSFEDGKRFNGRFALGGTTNSDTLELSGTLSADLGQGFYVELSAEDRHAGNFKDGNGRTERSAYDQAAQGLTFGYKNGSTELAFDIEHDLAEDVLFAGAGMDSPSSETWVYRLRGGMDVDAGALKRIEGNLYFSEVDHVMDNYSLRAATGMLMRVPTSSDTTGGKIEGIFELGKTTARLGIDHQSNNRMAILYSGPLAQRSQVDAANGANGRFLMWPDVTIAQTGLYLQTETALSDKTTVRGGLRYDHVRASAGAANGLAGYTGLTGTPNSYYTARYGTTFDKARTEDNVGGLLRLEHEIAPGTLVFAGLSRSVRTADASERAMARNNWVGNPDIAPEKHHQFDLGIETTRESWGLTATAYVDHVQDYILRDQFSVAGVTTYRNVSAELSGVELSGNWQSGGWQVAGDLAYTYGQNTTDDRALAQISPLMGKIVASYGRDAWRGGARVNWAAGQDRIDPARDAGVTPGYATLDLFGSYELSNGAVLLAGVDNLFDKAYSNHLSRSNTFDTSVTRVTEPGRTAYVKLEMQF from the coding sequence ATGACCCGATCCTTCCCGTTGCGCCTTGGCGCGACCACCCTTTTGCTGTGCACGATCTCGCAGATCGCGGCTGCGCAACAGGCTTCCGCCCCCGAGAGCTACACGCTCGATCCGATCTATGTGTTCCTGGCCAAGATCCGCGCCGGGGCCAGCCACTACGAATTCTCGCCGCGCGCCATGTCTTCGGCACCCGCCGCCGACATGGGGGCCATGCTGACCTCGGTTCCCGGGGTTTCCGGCAACCGCATGGGCGGGCACGGGGTGGATATCGTGATCCGCGGCCAGCAGGGCAACCAGCTCAACATCATCGACGCGGGCTCGATCACCTATGGCGGGTGCCCCAACCGGATGGACCCGCCCACCGCCACCGCAGCCTTTGCCCGCGCGGACCGGGTGGTGGTCGAACGCGGCTATGCCAGCGTCACCAATGGGCCGGGCGGTTCCGGCGGCACGGTCCGGCTGGAGCGCGACGCGCCGAGCTTCGAGGACGGCAAGCGCTTCAACGGCAGGTTCGCGCTTGGCGGTACCACCAACAGCGACACGCTGGAGCTTTCGGGGACCCTTTCGGCCGATCTTGGGCAGGGGTTCTATGTCGAGCTTTCGGCGGAGGACCGGCACGCGGGCAACTTCAAGGACGGCAATGGCCGCACCGAGCGTTCGGCCTACGACCAGGCAGCGCAGGGGCTGACCTTCGGCTACAAGAACGGCTCGACCGAGCTTGCCTTCGATATCGAGCACGACCTGGCGGAGGATGTGCTGTTTGCCGGTGCCGGGATGGACAGCCCGAGCTCGGAAACCTGGGTCTACCGCCTGCGAGGCGGCATGGATGTGGATGCGGGCGCGCTGAAGCGGATCGAGGGCAACCTGTATTTCAGCGAGGTCGACCATGTGATGGACAACTACTCGCTGCGCGCGGCCACCGGCATGCTGATGCGGGTGCCCACCAGCTCGGACACCACCGGCGGCAAGATCGAGGGGATTTTCGAACTGGGCAAGACCACCGCGCGCCTTGGCATCGACCACCAGTCGAACAACCGCATGGCGATTCTCTATTCGGGACCGCTGGCCCAACGCTCGCAGGTTGACGCGGCCAACGGCGCCAATGGGCGGTTCCTGATGTGGCCTGACGTGACCATCGCGCAGACCGGGCTCTACCTGCAAACCGAAACGGCGCTCTCGGACAAGACGACTGTCAGGGGCGGGCTGCGCTACGATCATGTGCGGGCCTCGGCCGGGGCGGCCAACGGTCTGGCAGGCTATACCGGCCTGACCGGCACGCCGAACAGCTATTACACTGCCCGCTACGGCACCACTTTCGACAAGGCCCGCACCGAAGACAATGTCGGCGGCCTGCTGAGGCTGGAGCATGAGATCGCGCCCGGCACCCTGGTCTTTGCCGGCCTGTCGCGTTCGGTGCGCACGGCCGATGCCAGTGAGCGGGCGATGGCGCGCAACAACTGGGTCGGCAACCCGGATATTGCGCCAGAAAAGCACCACCAGTTCGACCTCGGCATCGAGACCACGCGGGAAAGCTGGGGGCTGACCGCCACGGCCTATGTCGATCACGTGCAGGACTATATCCTGCGCGACCAGTTCTCGGTCGCAGGCGTGACCACCTATCGCAATGTCTCGGCCGAGCTTTCGGGGGTTGAACTGTCGGGCAACTGGCAAAGCGGCGGCTGGCAGGTGGCGGGCGACCTGGCTTACACTTATGGCCAGAACACGACAGATGACCGCGCGCTGGCCCAGATCTCGCCGCTGATGGGCAAGATCGTGGCCAGCTACGGGCGGGATGCCTGGCGGGGCGGGGCGCGGGTGAACTGGGCGGCCGGCCAGGACCGTATCGACCCCGCGCGCGATGCCGGGGTGACGCCGGGCTATGCGACGCTTGACCTGTTCGGCAGCTACGAGCTTTCGAACGGGGCGGTGCTGCTGGCGGGCGTCGACAACCTGTTCGACAAGGCCTATTCCAACCATCTCAGCCGCAGCAACACCTTCGACACCTCGGTGACGCGCGTGACGGAGCCGGGGCGGACCGCTTATGTGAAGCTGGAAATGCAGTTCTGA
- a CDS encoding DUF2946 family protein produces the protein MRSHEHPAGLIRRVFAACAGLLLAVQVAIGFFPVELPPEDGTIRVVICGGGGMQTVTISLIDGSVQTSSAAGESKCPLCVVGAVDLAEPFTPPTWSSAFQSLPRDCAVPAPIMARLHDPAQPIRAPPVML, from the coding sequence ATGAGATCGCATGAGCATCCTGCCGGCCTGATCCGTCGCGTCTTCGCGGCCTGTGCCGGTCTGTTGCTGGCGGTTCAGGTGGCCATCGGCTTCTTCCCCGTCGAGTTGCCGCCCGAAGACGGCACCATCCGGGTGGTGATCTGCGGCGGCGGCGGGATGCAGACCGTCACGATCAGCCTGATCGACGGTTCGGTGCAGACCTCGTCGGCGGCCGGCGAAAGCAAATGCCCGCTCTGCGTGGTCGGGGCAGTCGATCTGGCGGAGCCCTTCACCCCCCCGACCTGGTCCTCGGCCTTCCAGAGCCTCCCGCGTGACTGCGCCGTTCCGGCGCCGATCATGGCGCGGCTGCATGACCCGGCGCAACCGATCCGCGCCCCGCCCGTGATGCTTTGA
- the mprF gene encoding bifunctional lysylphosphatidylglycerol flippase/synthetase MprF: protein MIADRAALLLLRLSRLGANPLVRAVPALLIAGMALLALHFLSRHVHWAEVRADLATAPLSSLALAVLAMLVSFAALSLYDVLAVNSLAPGRVPWRIAALAGASGYAISNLLGASWLTGTAVRYRIYAATGLDLRLVVGVIATSWSAFWMAALLILGGLMVFHPEGLSGVLPIGAGAETGAGLALLCGLAVAFGWLARGPRQLRLSGEAYALPGPCLAAALMAVAVLDISGAALTLYVLLPADAVPNITVYFAVFVGAVTLGILSHSPGGLGVFEATIIAGLGAGGRSDVLAALLLYRLVYSLLPFLLAALGLGLVWVIQQRRSVMKAASWAYAVANPAVPMIAAGAALLSGLILLLSGNLPSDPARVGALRGVLPLAFVELSHLAASIAGLLLVVVARGLNRRLARAWGAAMVLLCVGLVASLARGLEWKEALSLALSMLVLGLFRGAFYRLRGDSAFRLNAAWMVSVLGLLATAFWVGLFAYKHVEYRDALWWDFAWDGDASRFLRASLAVAVVGMAVAFNSVVMPRARRQPSGPVPQAVIDLLACCPDAEPQIALSGDKAFLLAPDNRAFLAYADTGRTFVTKGDPVGEPEAARQLIWTLREMADKAGRRCAFYGVTARNLPTYLDLGLTILKIGEVARVDLTGFTLEGSAKRDFRQAVAKARREGYVFEILRKADVPAAFAALKAVSDAWLAAKNGSEKGFSLGACTPDYLAWFDHAVLRQVASGRIVAFANLMQGAGNAELSIDLMRYDPAGPKFAMDALFGEMMLWARAEGFGWFSLGAAPLSGLENRRHASVWNRIGGFVYDHGGKFYHFEGLRSFKQKFDPVWTPEYLACPGGLVVPQVLYEVNALVSGGLRDWLK, encoded by the coding sequence GTGATCGCTGACCGCGCGGCCCTGCTGCTGCTGCGCCTGTCGCGTCTTGGGGCCAACCCGCTGGTCCGCGCGGTGCCGGCGCTGCTGATCGCGGGTATGGCGCTTCTGGCGCTGCATTTCCTGTCGCGGCATGTGCATTGGGCCGAGGTCCGGGCCGATCTGGCGACCGCGCCGCTGTCCTCGCTGGCACTGGCCGTGCTGGCCATGCTGGTCAGCTTTGCGGCGCTGTCGCTGTATGATGTGCTGGCGGTGAACAGCCTTGCCCCCGGGCGGGTGCCCTGGCGCATTGCCGCGCTGGCCGGGGCCAGCGGCTATGCGATCTCCAATCTTCTGGGCGCGTCCTGGCTGACGGGAACCGCGGTGCGCTATCGCATCTATGCGGCCACGGGCCTCGATCTGCGGCTGGTGGTCGGGGTGATCGCCACCTCGTGGAGCGCGTTCTGGATGGCGGCGCTGCTGATCCTGGGCGGGCTGATGGTGTTTCACCCCGAGGGCCTGTCGGGCGTGCTGCCGATAGGCGCCGGGGCCGAGACGGGGGCCGGCCTTGCCCTGCTGTGCGGGCTGGCGGTGGCCTTTGGATGGCTGGCGCGCGGCCCGCGGCAGCTGCGGCTGTCGGGCGAGGCCTATGCGCTGCCCGGCCCCTGTCTTGCCGCGGCGCTGATGGCGGTTGCGGTGCTGGATATCAGCGGCGCGGCGCTGACGCTGTATGTCCTGCTGCCGGCCGATGCGGTGCCCAACATCACGGTGTATTTTGCCGTCTTTGTCGGCGCGGTGACCCTGGGCATCCTCAGCCATTCTCCGGGCGGCCTGGGCGTGTTCGAGGCGACGATCATCGCGGGGCTGGGGGCCGGGGGTCGGTCGGACGTGCTGGCCGCACTGCTGCTGTATCGGCTTGTCTACTCGCTGCTGCCATTCCTGCTGGCGGCCCTGGGGCTGGGGCTAGTCTGGGTCATCCAGCAACGCCGCTCGGTGATGAAGGCCGCAAGCTGGGCCTATGCGGTCGCCAATCCGGCCGTGCCGATGATCGCGGCCGGGGCCGCGCTGCTGTCGGGGCTGATCTTGCTGCTGTCGGGCAACCTGCCGTCGGATCCGGCGCGGGTCGGGGCGCTGCGCGGGGTGCTGCCGCTGGCCTTTGTCGAGCTCTCGCATCTGGCGGCGAGCATCGCCGGCCTGCTGCTGGTTGTCGTGGCGCGGGGGCTGAACCGGCGGCTGGCGCGGGCCTGGGGGGCTGCGATGGTGCTGCTCTGCGTCGGGCTCGTCGCCTCGCTGGCCCGCGGGCTGGAGTGGAAAGAGGCGCTGTCGCTGGCCCTGTCGATGCTGGTTCTGGGCCTGTTCCGCGGCGCGTTCTACCGGCTGCGCGGGGATTCGGCGTTCCGGCTCAATGCCGCTTGGATGGTCAGCGTGCTGGGGCTGCTGGCAACGGCCTTCTGGGTGGGGCTGTTCGCCTACAAGCATGTCGAGTACCGCGATGCCTTGTGGTGGGACTTTGCCTGGGATGGCGATGCCTCGCGGTTCCTGCGCGCCTCGCTGGCGGTGGCGGTGGTGGGGATGGCGGTCGCCTTCAACTCTGTCGTGATGCCGCGCGCCAGGCGCCAGCCCTCCGGCCCGGTGCCGCAGGCGGTGATCGACCTGCTGGCCTGCTGCCCCGATGCCGAACCGCAGATCGCGCTGAGCGGCGACAAGGCATTCCTGCTGGCGCCCGACAACCGGGCGTTTCTGGCCTATGCCGATACCGGGCGGACCTTCGTGACCAAGGGCGATCCGGTCGGCGAGCCCGAGGCGGCGCGGCAGCTGATCTGGACGCTGCGCGAAATGGCCGACAAGGCCGGGCGGCGCTGCGCGTTCTATGGCGTGACGGCCCGCAATCTGCCGACCTACCTGGACCTTGGCCTGACCATCCTGAAGATCGGCGAGGTGGCGCGGGTGGACCTGACCGGCTTCACGCTGGAGGGCAGCGCCAAGCGCGATTTCCGGCAGGCGGTGGCCAAGGCCCGGCGCGAGGGCTATGTGTTCGAGATCTTGCGCAAGGCGGATGTGCCCGCTGCCTTTGCCGCGCTGAAGGCGGTTTCGGATGCCTGGCTGGCGGCGAAGAACGGCAGCGAGAAGGGCTTTTCGCTGGGGGCCTGCACGCCGGACTACCTGGCCTGGTTCGACCATGCGGTCTTGCGGCAGGTGGCCTCGGGCCGGATTGTCGCCTTTGCCAACCTGATGCAGGGCGCTGGCAATGCCGAGCTGTCCATCGACCTGATGCGCTATGATCCGGCGGGGCCGAAATTTGCGATGGACGCGCTGTTCGGCGAGATGATGCTCTGGGCGCGCGCCGAGGGGTTCGGGTGGTTCTCGCTTGGCGCGGCGCCGCTTTCGGGGCTGGAGAACCGCCGCCATGCCTCGGTCTGGAACCGGATCGGCGGGTTTGTCTATGACCACGGCGGAAAATTCTATCATTTCGAAGGGTTGCGGAGCTTCAAGCAGAAGTTCGATCCGGTCTGGACGCCGGAATACCTGGCCTGCCCCGGCGGGCTTGTGGTGCCGCAGGTGTTATACGAGGTGAATGCCCTCGTTTCGGGCGGGCTCAGGGACTGGCTGAAGTAG